The Nocardia sp. NBC_01503 sequence GCAATCCGCAGCCAGGCCACGGTATCGCCGGCACCCGGAGCCAGGATTTCGGCGCACTCACCGACCGCGTGCGCACCCTCTGCGCCGACGGTGACCTGTACTGCTCACTCAATGCGAACGCATCCCCCTTCCTCGCCGCACTCGGCCGGGTGCTGAGCGGTGATCCCGCGCCCATCGCCGCGCTGGTCCCCACCACCACCGACCCGAGCACGCTCATCGAGCAGGTCGTCAAGGTGGGCGCGGGCTGGGCGGCGACCGCGGCCAACCTCCCCACCATCCTCGACGACCTCACCAGCCTCCCGACCATCATCCAAACCGGCGATGTCCGCACCGCGCACGAGATCGCGAGCAACCTGAATATCGCCCTCGCCCCGATGGTCCAAGCCGCCGCCGGTGTCGATCTCTCCCTGATCGCATCGGTCGTCCGCGCCGCCACCGCCGTCGACCCCTCCGGCTTCACCTCCGCCCTGAGCGTCGTCGCCGACGCCCTCACCGGCATCGACATCCTGGGCATAGCCGCGAATGTCGGCCAGGTACAGGAAACCCTCTGGCGCGCGGTCGAATCCCTGAACCGCAATGATCCGCTGGCCGCCGCGTCCGATGTGGCGTCCCTGGCGCCCACCGCCGTGAATCTGGCGAGCTCGGTCATCGGCCCCTTCGCCACCGCCGTCCGCGGCGATCTCCGAGTGGCCGCCCAAACCCTGCTCGATATCGGTGGCCCCGACTCGGTCAACGATCTGGTCCAGCTCAGTCGTCAGGGCGTGGCCATGGCCAACTTCTACGCCTCCAACGCCCACCTCGACTACGGCGACGACGCCCAGATCCTGCTGAACTTCCTGGGCGCCCAAGCCGATTCATAGCGCATCCCGCCGGTGTTCCACATCACAGGCAGCGGCTGTCAGGAATTCACGAGCTGTCTCGTTCAGAGTGCACGCGAACCAGACAGGAGCGAATCATGAAGCATCGCATCGTCGTCCTCGGTGCCGGATACGCCGGAGCCTTCACCGCCGGATACCTGGCCCGCCAACTGCATGCCGACGACTTCGAGATCACCGTGGTCAATGCCGAACCCGATTTCGTCGAGCGGTTGCGGCTGCATCAGCTGGCCGCCGGGCACGAGCTTCCGCACCGGCCGCTGGCAGAGGTGTTCGCGGGTACCGGCATTCGGCTGCGCGTAGCGCGGGTGACCGCGGTCGATGCCGAACACCGCGGTGTCACCATCGTCGATGGCGATGGCATCGACCGGCTCGAATACGACACCCTGCTGTACGCGCTCGGCAGCACCGCCGCCGATCACGGTGTTCCGGGGGTCGCCGAGCACACCTTCCACGTCGCCGGACGCCCTTCCGCGCTGCGGCTACGCGCCCGCCTCGACGAGCTGGAGGAGAACGGGACGGTGCTGGTGGTCGGCGGAAATCTGACCGCGATCGAAGCCGTCACCGAGATCGCCGAAGCCCGTCCGGGGCTTCGCGTCGACCTCGCCACCAGCGGCGAACTCGGCGGCTGGCTGGGACCGAAGGCTCGTCGTCATCTGCTGCGCAGCTTCGACCGGCTGGGCATCTCGATCCACGAGCGCACCGAAATCGAACGCGTCGAGCCGACCGGAGCGGTCGCCACCGACGGCACCTTCCTCGCCTCGGACGCGACCGTATGGGCCGCGGGCTTCGCCGTCACCCCGCTCGCCGCGTCGAGCGGGCTCGCGGTGCGGGCCAACGGTCAGATCACCGTCGATCGGCGGCTGCGGTCGGTCTCGCATCCGGAGGTCTATGTCGCCGGTGACAGCGCCTTCGTCATCGGCAAGAACGGTCACCCGCTGCCGATGTCCTGCGCCTCGGCGGGATTCACCGGGATGCAGGCGGCGGCCGCGATCATCGGGGACCGGACCGGACGCAAGATCAAGGGCACCGCGCTGGCCTACTTCGGCAACCACATCAGCCTCGGACGCGAGGACGGCATCTTCCAGCTGGTCGACGGGGATGCTCGCGCCAAGTCCGGGGCACTGTGCGGGCGGTCGGCGGCGCACGTCAAGGCGGCGATCGTGGCCGGTAGCGGCTGGAGTATCAGCCACCCGACCTTCGGGATGCCGAGTCACCGGTACCGCCTGGCGACCGCACGCGCGCACTCGGCCGACACGGTCACCACTTAGATTGGCGCTCATGGACACTGCCACCGCGGCGCGTTTCGAGGCCAGCCGGAATCGGCTGGCCGCACTCGCCTACCGTCTGCTCGGCTCCGCCGCCGATGCCGAGGACACGGTGCAGGACGCATTCCTGCGGTGGCAGGCCGCCGACCGGGAGTACGTCGAGGTGCCCGAGGCCTGGCTGACCAAGATCGTCACCAACCTCGCGCTCGATCGGCTGCGGTCGGCGAAGATGCGGCATGAACGCGCGGTCGGGGCGTGGATGCCCGAACCGCTGCTGCGGGGCGATCCGATGCTCGGCCCGGCCGATACCGTCGAGCAGCGCGAGTCGGTGACAATGGCGGTGCTGACCATGATGGAGAAGCTCTCACCGACCGAGCGCGCCGTTTACGTGCTGTACGAGGCGTTTTCGTACAGCCACGCCGAGATCGCGGAGATTCTCGACCTCACGGTCTCCGCGAGTCAGCAGCACCTGCACCGCGCCCGGCATCGAATTGCCGCCGCCGGCAACAGAACCGAACTCGATCCCGCCGCCGCGCGGCGAATCGTCGAGGCATTCGTCGAGGCCGCCGCCTCCGGCCGGACCGAGCGACTGGTGACACTGCTGACCGCCGATGCCACCGGTACCTCCGACGGCTTCGGCGGGTTGGCCGAGAAGCTGATCCACTACTCGACCCCGCAGCGGCTCGCCACCGCCCTGCGCGCGTTCAAACCCACCGCCGCCAAACGCAGATTCGCCGGGGGTTCGCCCATGATCCACGCCGCGGTGGTCAACGGCTGCCCGGCCATGCTCGCCACCGTCGACGATCGGGTCGTGAGCGTCGCGATCCTGGAGATCCGCGACGACAGGATCGCGGGCGTACGCGGCATCTCCGCCCCGCACCGCCTCGCCCGGCTCACCGCGCAATGGCAGCGGCACGAGCACGATGCCGCGCTGATCGAATCCTGGTAATCGACCGCGCTGAAACGTTTTTCGAACCCGCCCTGATCAATTGACGATCGGAGCGATGGGCTCGATGGTGAGACCGGTTCTGGTGCTGCGGGATTGGCCCCATTCGTAAAGGGCGGTGAGGACGGGGACCAGGGTCCAGCCTTCTTCGGTCAGGGCGTAGTCGACCTGGGGTGGGGTGGTGGGGGTGATGGTACGGCGGATGAGGCCGGCGGACTCCAGGTCTCGGAGTTGTTGGATGAGCATCTTTTCACTGGTGGTGGGCATGCGGCGGCGGAGTTCGCCGTAGCGGTGGGTGCCCTCTTTGAGGTGGGCCAGGATTACCGGTTTCCATTTGCCGCCGATGAGGTCGACGGTTACCTCTACGGGGCAGTGGTAGCGCTTGGGGGGCATGATCACCTCGGGTGCTTACCGGAAAGTGAGTACTTGTAAGACTGTAATCATCGGGTTTGCATGGACTCCGCACGGATACGTCGGAACGTTGATACGGAGTCGAAAGTTCATGAAGGTCATTACTTTTGATCGATTCAAGCCGGGTGTCACACTGGAGACCATCACACCCTTCCTACCCGAGGAAGTGGCCAATGTGTGGCGGCTGTGGAAGGCCGGGATCGTGCGGGAGAACTACGCGCGGGCCGACGAGCCGGGTGTGGTGATCGTGTTCGAGGTGGAGAGCGTCGATGAGGCCAAGCGATACATCGAGGACTTTCCACTGACCAAGAAGGGTTTCCTGGAGTGGACGTATGTGCCGGTGACGGCACCGCTACCACTGGAGGCGCTGATGGCCGACACCGTCGACGTCGCCGAACCCTACGACCGGACCAAGTGAGGCGATATGCGATACGCGTACGGACTGACCATTCCGCAGACCATCGAGGATGCGTGCGATCCGAAACGGATGGCACTGCTGATCTATGACATGCAGGTCGGAATCGTGCGGCAGATACCGGATGGCGAACGCATCACCGAAGCCTGTGTACAGCTCCGGGATGCCGCCCGGGAGAAGGGGTTTCGGGTGTTCTACACCCGGCACATGTCGATTCCGGTAGCGGCGGCGGGTGTTTCGCAACTGCGCACCGCCATGGAGTGGCAGCACGTCGACGATCCGCATCAGGTGCACGCGCCGTTCCTGCAGGGCTCACCGGCCTATCAACTGGTACCCGAACTGGAGCCCGGACCGGACGAGGTCGTCTTCGACAAGATCTCCATGTCCGCCTTCACCGGCACCCCACTCGATATCGCGCTGCGGGACTTGGGAATCGACTCGTTCGCCGTCGCGGGCATCGCCCTGGAGATCGGTATCGAACCCACCGTGCGGCACGCCACCGACCTCGGCTACCTTCCGATCATGGTCACCGACGCCTGCGGCGCCGGACATCAGGAGGCCGCCGAACGTGCCTATGCCACTTTGGCTTTCGCCGGCGGCTCGCGTACCACCGATACCGCCTCGCTGATCGAATTGATGAATCGCGGCTGACGATTCCTTCGTCATAGTCGCCGCTGCGCTCGGACTACTCGCGCGAAGTACACGGGAAAACCACCGACCACGATCAGCACCATGGCGATGACCACCACCCCGTGTACCGCCAGCACAACTCCGGCACCGAAGCAGAGCAGTCCGAGCAGCAGTAGCAAGATCTCCCCGCCGGGCGTCACATAATCGGCGCGGGGGGTTTGCGAGGGCCGGATCGGCACCGTGTAGTACGGGGCAGAGCGCGGCGGAACGTACCCGAGCGGCGGTCGGCCCCTGCGCCACCGCGGCTGTGCGGGAATCGACCTGTTGACCATGCGAACCATCGCGCTACCTCGCAGCCCGAAAACGATTCCATAACAATCAGGCTCCAAGTACAGCACCCGCGACCGACAATTACAGCCTTCGTCCTGAAGCTCACTTTTGTCGGAATCGCGAGAACAGCTGGGAGGTTGCGGGATTCCATGGCCCGGGGCGGGAGGGCTGCCGCGGTGGCGCGCCGGGCCTCGGACAGACCCGTCAGTGGCGGCGCTGGCGGGCGGTGAGCAGGCCGGCCAGCCAGCCCACCACGAACATGACCAGGAGTACCAGCCACATCGGGGAGCGGATGGTGATGAGCAGGAATTCGATGGAGACCTTGGTGCGGTTCTCGACCACGAAGAGGATGGCCAGGACAGTGAGGGCCAGGGCTACCCACTGGGTGGGGGTGATGCGGGACAGTAGGGATCGCTTTTCGGGGCTGCTCATGCACACTCCTCGCAGGACGATGCCGACCGGTCGGTGAAGCTACCGTCCAACTATCCCCCGCGACATGGGAAAACCCGATAACCCGCCCGGGCGAGTCGAGCCCTCAGGCCGGATCCAGCGCCCCCGAGTGATAGTGCACCGCCGCATTCCACAGGAAGAAACTCGGAATACCCACCGCCGCGGCCGCATCCACCTGCGCCCGCACCTGGGCGTCGCCGTAGTTCACCCCGAGGCTGAAGTCCTGCAACCACGGAATCACCTTGGCCCCGGTGCCCTCCACCTGGCGCTGGAAGTCCTGTAGTGACCGGAAGACGATGTCGTAGGGCTGCGAATTCGGGCTGGCCACATCGTATTCCCCCGCGTTCCAATGCGAGGGGTAGAGCATGGGCGCGACGTAGTCGAGATGCCGGGCCATGAGCGGAATGTCCTGGGCGATCTCGTCGGGGCGGGTGGCGGCGATTCCGAAAACCGCCGCGCTCTGGAAGGCCCCCGCAGCGCGCACGGGATCGCGGCTCTCGCGCAGGAATTCGGCGATGGAGTTGGTCGGCGTATCGGTCAGCCCGGGGAACACCATGCCGGAGAGCGGACCGTCCGGCCGCCGGATGTAGTCGTACATGATCTCGTCGAAGCCCAATCCGGCCGCCTCGGTCGCGAGATCGATGTTGTAGCGGCGCATCTCGGGGCTGGCGAAATTGGTGAAGGCGATCGAGCCGTAGTGGCTCGCGTACGGTCCGCCACCCGGATTCTGGATCACCCAGTCGGGATGCCCCGCATGCCAGGCCCATTCGGCCATGGTGCGATCGCGGAAGGCGACGATCCGGCCGACGACTCGAATTCCCATGTCGTGCAGGGTCTGCAACGCATCGGCGGCGTTGTAGATGCCCGCCGAGGCCCCGGACTCCCGGGCCAGGGGCACCTGCGAGTCGTAGCCGACGACACCGTCCTCATCCTTGATATCGAGTTCAACGGTGTCGATCCGCCCCTCGCGCGCCATATTCAGCACATCCTCGCGCATGGGCTCATAGGCCCAGGCGTACGCGGTGACATGGACTGCGCGAATCCGCGGCACCTCGGCGCGGGTGGTGATCGGCTGGGTCACGATCTTACCGTCGGCGTCGGTGGCCACCACCGCGGCACCTGCGGTCGAGTGCGGCAGCGTGACCTGGAAGCTGCCATCGGCGGCGGGTGTCACCGGCTGTCCGGCGACGGTGAGACTCTTGGCCCCGGTCGCGGTGCCGCGCACGGTGATCGGCGCGTGCAGCGAGGTGACCGGCTCGGGCTGATTCACCTCCAGTGCGAGCGGTATCACCGCCGCCGCGGGATCGGTTCGCAGGAGACCGATGATCACACCGGCCACGACAATCACCACCACCGTGCCGACTACCGCCAGTCGTCGTCGCCCGGCAGCCGGGACCCGCTTCAGCACGCACACACCAACTCTCACTCTGGGTACCCCAAACTATCCGCTGTCCGTGGACGCCGCGCGTGGGATTTCCGACTCTCGCCCGAGACGGCTTGGCGGACAGTAGAGTTCGACAATGGCCAAGATCGCGGGCCTGCGGGTGATCACCGCGGCACTGCTTGTACTCGCCGCCGCCTGCGCCGCACCAGAGCAGCAGACCGCCGCGCCCGGCGCATCGCCCGCGAGTACGACCGTCCCGCCGCCCGATCCCGCCGCCGTCGGCGCGAATGAACTCGGTATGGTGCCGATCCTGATGTATCACCAGCTCTCCCGGTCACCGGCGGGTGATTACGATCAGACCCCGGAGAAGTTCCGCGCCGAGTTGGAGCGGCTGCTGCGGGAGAACTATCGGCCGATCACGGTGTCCCGCTTCACCTCCGGCGCCATCGATCTGCCCGCCGGTACTCATCCGGTGGTGCTGACCTTCGATGATTCGACCACCAGCCAGGTGTCCTTCACCACCGAAGGCGCCCCGGCCCCGGATACCGCTCTCGCGATTCTCGAGGAGTTCCACGCCGCGCATCCTGAATTCGTCTCCACCGCAACATTCTTCGTCAACAACGAGCCTTTCGCGAATGATCAGCGGGCCCTGCCCTGGTTGACCGCGCACGGCTACGAGATCGGCTCGCACACCGCCACCCACGCCAATCTGGGGCGACTGGACGGCACCGGCGTGCAGCGGGAGTTCGTACAGAATCTGCGGGCCATCGCCGCCGCCGTGCCGAATCAGCCGGTGCGGACAATGGCTCTGCCCCTGGGCATTTCACCGAACGACCGCACCTTGGCCAGCGCGGGCAACTGGGACGGCACCCCGTACACCTTCGACGCGGTGCTGCTGGTCGGCGCGGAACCGGCGCCCTCCCCGTTCGGGGCGCTGGATCCCACCGCGATCCCCCGCATCCGCTCGGGCCGCACTCCGGTTCCGTTCGACTCCGGCTACTGGCTCGATCAGCTCGCCGAACATCCCGATCAGCGTTACACCTGCGACGGCGATCCGGCCCGAATCTCCTTCCCGCGCAACCTCTCCGCCGAGCTCACCGCGCGCTGGTCGCCGCGGTCGGCTCCGTACTGAGCGCCGCCGCGGCTTCGTCCTCGGTGCGCGGACGGCGAGCGAAACGCGGCGCCAGGAACGCGCAGACGATCAACTGGATCTGGTGAAAGATCATGAGCGGCAGCACGATCAGCGCGGTCTGCTGACCGCCGAACAGCACCGCCGCCATGGGCAGTCCGGAGGCGAGACTCTTCTTCGAGCCCGCGAAGGTGATCACGATCCGGTCCACCGGCGCGAAGTTCAGGAGTTTGCCCAGACCACCGGTGATCACCAGCACCGCCGCCAGCAATACGGCGCAGCACAGCGCCACCTCGGCAATGCGCAGCGGCGGCATCGCCCGCCAGATCCCTTCGACCGTGCCCGCGCTGAAGGCCGTGTAGACCACGAGCAGCACCGAACCGCGATCGACATGCTTGACCACCGGCTGATGCCGAGCCAGCCAAGCACCGATGAGTGGGCGCAGCAGCTGCCCGACCAGGAACGGCAGCAGCAATTGGGTCATGATCGCGATAATCGCGCCCGCACCGATCCGCACCCCTCCACCGGTGGTCATGAGCAGCACCA is a genomic window containing:
- a CDS encoding cutinase family protein, which produces MSRLATSCGAISVAAAVMVGTVAVGGAHADIRGTAPCTPYTAILAPGTWETRPDADPAVPVGMLRPVGDGLQRQFGSQITVRYTPYAASAFDQGLSYAESLSTLESRLRTMVGGLCASTRVLLAGYSQGADGIGDFATEIGNGEGPIGPERVIGVGLLADPHRDPNTTLSLGNPQPGHGIAGTRSQDFGALTDRVRTLCADGDLYCSLNANASPFLAALGRVLSGDPAPIAALVPTTTDPSTLIEQVVKVGAGWAATAANLPTILDDLTSLPTIIQTGDVRTAHEIASNLNIALAPMVQAAAGVDLSLIASVVRAATAVDPSGFTSALSVVADALTGIDILGIAANVGQVQETLWRAVESLNRNDPLAAASDVASLAPTAVNLASSVIGPFATAVRGDLRVAAQTLLDIGGPDSVNDLVQLSRQGVAMANFYASNAHLDYGDDAQILLNFLGAQADS
- a CDS encoding NAD(P)/FAD-dependent oxidoreductase, with product MKHRIVVLGAGYAGAFTAGYLARQLHADDFEITVVNAEPDFVERLRLHQLAAGHELPHRPLAEVFAGTGIRLRVARVTAVDAEHRGVTIVDGDGIDRLEYDTLLYALGSTAADHGVPGVAEHTFHVAGRPSALRLRARLDELEENGTVLVVGGNLTAIEAVTEIAEARPGLRVDLATSGELGGWLGPKARRHLLRSFDRLGISIHERTEIERVEPTGAVATDGTFLASDATVWAAGFAVTPLAASSGLAVRANGQITVDRRLRSVSHPEVYVAGDSAFVIGKNGHPLPMSCASAGFTGMQAAAAIIGDRTGRKIKGTALAYFGNHISLGREDGIFQLVDGDARAKSGALCGRSAAHVKAAIVAGSGWSISHPTFGMPSHRYRLATARAHSADTVTT
- a CDS encoding sigma-70 family RNA polymerase sigma factor — its product is MDTATAARFEASRNRLAALAYRLLGSAADAEDTVQDAFLRWQAADREYVEVPEAWLTKIVTNLALDRLRSAKMRHERAVGAWMPEPLLRGDPMLGPADTVEQRESVTMAVLTMMEKLSPTERAVYVLYEAFSYSHAEIAEILDLTVSASQQHLHRARHRIAAAGNRTELDPAAARRIVEAFVEAAASGRTERLVTLLTADATGTSDGFGGLAEKLIHYSTPQRLATALRAFKPTAAKRRFAGGSPMIHAAVVNGCPAMLATVDDRVVSVAILEIRDDRIAGVRGISAPHRLARLTAQWQRHEHDAALIESW
- a CDS encoding winged helix-turn-helix transcriptional regulator, whose product is MPPKRYHCPVEVTVDLIGGKWKPVILAHLKEGTHRYGELRRRMPTTSEKMLIQQLRDLESAGLIRRTITPTTPPQVDYALTEEGWTLVPVLTALYEWGQSRSTRTGLTIEPIAPIVN
- a CDS encoding cysteine hydrolase family protein, which gives rise to MRYAYGLTIPQTIEDACDPKRMALLIYDMQVGIVRQIPDGERITEACVQLRDAAREKGFRVFYTRHMSIPVAAAGVSQLRTAMEWQHVDDPHQVHAPFLQGSPAYQLVPELEPGPDEVVFDKISMSAFTGTPLDIALRDLGIDSFAVAGIALEIGIEPTVRHATDLGYLPIMVTDACGAGHQEAAERAYATLAFAGGSRTTDTASLIELMNRG
- a CDS encoding putative glycoside hydrolase produces the protein MLKRVPAAGRRRLAVVGTVVVIVVAGVIIGLLRTDPAAAVIPLALEVNQPEPVTSLHAPITVRGTATGAKSLTVAGQPVTPAADGSFQVTLPHSTAGAAVVATDADGKIVTQPITTRAEVPRIRAVHVTAYAWAYEPMREDVLNMAREGRIDTVELDIKDEDGVVGYDSQVPLARESGASAGIYNAADALQTLHDMGIRVVGRIVAFRDRTMAEWAWHAGHPDWVIQNPGGGPYASHYGSIAFTNFASPEMRRYNIDLATEAAGLGFDEIMYDYIRRPDGPLSGMVFPGLTDTPTNSIAEFLRESRDPVRAAGAFQSAAVFGIAATRPDEIAQDIPLMARHLDYVAPMLYPSHWNAGEYDVASPNSQPYDIVFRSLQDFQRQVEGTGAKVIPWLQDFSLGVNYGDAQVRAQVDAAAAVGIPSFFLWNAAVHYHSGALDPA
- a CDS encoding polysaccharide deacetylase family protein is translated as MAKIAGLRVITAALLVLAAACAAPEQQTAAPGASPASTTVPPPDPAAVGANELGMVPILMYHQLSRSPAGDYDQTPEKFRAELERLLRENYRPITVSRFTSGAIDLPAGTHPVVLTFDDSTTSQVSFTTEGAPAPDTALAILEEFHAAHPEFVSTATFFVNNEPFANDQRALPWLTAHGYEIGSHTATHANLGRLDGTGVQREFVQNLRAIAAAVPNQPVRTMALPLGISPNDRTLASAGNWDGTPYTFDAVLLVGAEPAPSPFGALDPTAIPRIRSGRTPVPFDSGYWLDQLAEHPDQRYTCDGDPARISFPRNLSAELTARWSPRSAPY